TAGTGTTTGCGTCTCTGTTTATTTATTGTGTCATGTCTCTTTGGCTTCATTGAAtctgatttaatatttatagttaACGGGTTTTGCTAAAGTCATTGGCTTTTGGTGTTATAAGGGATTAAGAACACTGCCCATCATGTTTTTCAAAGTAGAATGGTTTTagaatgtgtgtgtgtttgtagaTTAACTTGCTTCTCTGGTTTGTGAAGTATTTGGTTGGGTTGTCTGTTATCATTGTTTAACATTGCTTTCTTTGTTATCTTCACATGTTTTTTTTAGTGTGAAACATAACTAATTGTACTAAACTTTAAGTAACGTTTCCCTGGGCAGTTTTCTATCTGCAGATTGTTTTTGAAGGCAATATCTGAGTAAAAGCAAAGGAATGATGGATACTGTTTTATTGGGAACAATGCCAGAATCTGGTGTGACACTACATATAGACCCAACAGAAGAAGGTTCACTACCAGATGCAAATATGAATGGTTCCAGTAGGAAAAAAccgaaaagaagaaagaagaagaagaaaaaggaagagGAAGCTTTGTGTGGAGAAGAGAAGACGTTGGATGTTTTACAAAAACCCACCGAAGAAGATCAAAGACATCCACCTGAGAATCCTTTGTCCAACATTAGAATACAAGAAGATTCGTGCCAGCAAGGTCAAGATTCATGTGAAAAGCCTGAAGATTCAGAGTCAGTTGCTATTGATATGACTTCTtctgagagaaagaagaaaagaagaaagaaaaagaaaagcaatGATAGAGATGCGCTGACGGAGAGTGGCGTTGATACCAATTCGGAGGTTACTATGGAATGCGATGCTAGGCACAGTTCTGAAGCTCAAGGATCAAAATTGAATGGTACTGCGGTTAACAGTTGTCTGAAATCCAAGGATGATAGAGTGGATCAACAAAAGGGAGCAGATGCCAAAGCTGATGAAACTGTGTCCGAAATTCAGAATCCTAAAgccaagaaaaagaagagaagaaaaaccaaaacaatggagGTATGCGATGCATTAGAAAATACTCTAGCAACCTCCATGGAAAGTGGGCCAGAAGAGTCCATGGAAACTGCTGGAGGTGTATGCGAAGTAAAGAGCAAAAAacggaagagaaagaagaagaaaacgtcATTGTCAGATCAGGAAACTGCAGATATGGAGGTCTGTGATCCATCAGAAAATACTTTACCAGGCACCATAGTAGAGTGTATGTTGGATCACTCAAACAAAGAAGTTTTGGAAAATTGTGATAAGAATGCTGGACAAGAGTTAGTGGCCGAGGAAGAGACAAAAGATGAAATTGGCGAAACTAaacaaaagaggaagaagaaaaagaagaaagagtctTGTGAACTAAGTGAGGAAGTTAGTGAAcccaaacaaaagaagaagaagaagaagaagaagaagaaaaagtctTGTGAAGATGACAAAACTGACAATATGGATGCCGAGAAGGATGATGTTTCTGTACCTAGGAATGAGGGAGAACTAGAATTTGACGGGGGAAAGCTTGATACATCTTTGTCAAGTTCTGTCTTAGTACCCGATAATGAGGTAGCTACACAAGAAACTGGAGATGGACCTAGATGCTCCTGCAAAGGTCAAAGTACCAGAAAGCTGGTTGTATTTGATTTGAACGGAATCCTTGCAGATATTGCTCGAGGAAACACAGGTGAATGTGTTCCAGATGGTAAAATATCTTTCAGATCAGGTAATAAAGAATCATTCTCTATGTAAGTTCTTACATGCTTCTTGACTCTTtgagtaatttttatttttgtgtggtCTTCTGTACAGTTTTCAAGAGACCTTTTGTTGCTACTTTTCTTGACTTCTGCTTTGAAAAGTTTGATGTTGGGATATGGTCTTCTAGACGCATGTAACTATCTTTACCTGATCCAATATTCAAGTGCATATAAGATTAATCCCTCTACTAACTCTTTCTTACACTTTACTCTTACAGTGGATTGGATTATATGACAGACATTGTCATGGGAAATCACGCGGAAAATCTACTATTTAGTTTCGTAAGTGATCTCTCTACAACATCTACGAGAAACGGAGTTTACGATGGAAGTGTGGATATTAGttctaattcttttttcttcttcttttgtatgTACACAGGATCAAAGTATATGCATTACAACAAACTTCAAAACTCTGGAGAATACTACTAAACCTCTGTTCCTTAAGGATCTGAGAACAGTCTGGAATCGTTTTGGTACATGTCTCAGTTGTGGAAAACGAAAGTACGATGAGACAAACACTTTGCTTGTGGACGATTCACCCGACAAGGCATTGTGTAATCCTGTAAGTTCTCAAACACTTACAACCAGGCATATGTaatctcacattttttttaaaacatctaACATTGGTTGTTATTGTTCAGCCACATACTGGAATCTTTCCTTTCCCTTACCAGTACACTGACCGTGAAGATTCTGCATTGGGTAAGTCTTTCTCTTTTGTAAACCTTAACAGCATCCAAGTTTTGTAACACCAAGCAGAAAGAATTAATGGAGATTCATATTATTCATATACATTGTCTTGAGAACAGGACCTGATGGTGAGCTAAGGAAGTACATGGAAAGGTTAGTGGATGCGGAGAACGTTCAGAAGTTTGTGGAGGAGAATCCAATTGGCCAATCTGCAATAACCGAGACGCATGAATCATGGAGTTTCTACTCTAGGGTCATCAAGGCACATAAAAGCTAAATCAATTCAGGGGATTTTTGACCAACTCCTCACTGTTTATTTGCTTCTTGAGAGCTCACAACAAGTAAGTGTTTCAATATTCCTGGAGAAAAACTTCACTAGTGTAATGTTATCTTGAGAGATGTACTTTAGCTCACCAAACTCTTAATATTTCTGTTAATCTCTTGTATTTTTCAACAAAGACTAGGATATCTTCGATTAATGGCTATgcgtatttttttctttctttcaatagtaagaaacaaaagaagCTAATCATGCATAATGGCAGTGGAGCTAGAAATACTGTCTGATACAAAATTAAATGTGGGGGATATAACGTAGAAGAAAAGTCAAACTCTTTCTAGTTGGTGAACTAACTACTAAAGCATGCTTTTCCATTTACAactattttctttgtttattagCATGTGATTCTGTTCTATATAacttaaatcttaaatttaattcTACCTAAACCAATTTGATTattgaaaagataaacaaacacaataatttctatttgattaaaaaaaaaaaaatcattataggaaaaagaagaagataataatGTGGATATGTCAAGTCCCAACGAGAAGACAGAAGTCACATGCAGAGGGAGACATCTGAAGAACAGAGTTTTAACAAACCACATCCACTTGCCATAACCCCCcacctctcttctctctctctaatctcaaATCATTTCTAATCCTATTATTCATCAGAACTGTTTTACATTGTTCTCTGGTCAGAAACATAGAGGTAAAATAAACAGAGTAGCATTTGGCAGAGAATCCTCTGTTCCCTCTgcctcttcgtcttcttcttggcTTTATCAGTTCCTCAGTATCTAAAATACTTTCCGTCTTATCTTCTTGGTGTTCGTAAGATTCTTCAATGTACATTTTCTGAATCTTCTTTGCAATGGCGTTCACATTAAGCTTTGTCTGTGCCAGTTTTTTGGAAtctaaattttgataaaaagagCTAAACTTTTTtggaaatatatgaaaatatggaAGATGCGTCACTCTCGTTATGGTTCCATGGTGGTTGGCTGTTGATGgagatataacaaaaaaaagactatAACACACTGTCAAGTTCAAGATTCTCTGCCACTGAACTTCTTTCAACTAATCACATGGCTGCAAAGCTTCTGCATACATTGGCAGATGAAAACTCTGATCTGCAGAAGAAGATTGGATGTATGAATGGGATTTTCCAACTCTTTGATCGCCACAACCATGTTCGTAAAAGTCTTGCTTTAGGTAATCATTACAACActaacaaatatattaattaattaatacttGTGCTTTCTTAGATCGTGTCTCTTAGTCGTTGTGACCTGTACGTGGCCATATGTTCTAAACTagtatgtctttttttttcatgttcttCTCTTCTTAAGCTCCTGTCTCTTCATGAACTATAAGGTCTGGTCTCATTCTTTTGTGAGGACTAAAAGGTCTCTagtttgtgtgtttgtgtggCGTTTTCTTGGTAGAATTTGACTTCTCTTAACCTCCTTAGACTCTTCATGTttcttgaatctgttatgaACAAAGAGAGAATATGATATGATCCTCAAACTCTTTTATTCTTTATGTGTTGCAGGTAATGCACATGTCAATAGTATCAACTTTGAAAGAGACTCTTCGTTTCAGTTTCAGGACACCAACATTATTAATGCTACGAGCGAGAAACTAACAGAATCTTCAAGGGTTTCTTTCTCATCGTCCTGTTCATCATCTTCCCTGTTGTCATCTGAGCTCAACAGAGAAGAAACTCAGCCTGAAATATCACCCTATGACCGTGTCATTTTTCCAGAGTCTCCCACGAGTGATCCAGTGATGAGCCGAGGAAAAGGGTTTGCCGCACATATGGGACTTGATCTTAGAGATGTTGTTAGAGACTCTATGTATAGAGAAGTCAAAGCGCTTTCTGAAGTTTGTAGAcacaagagaagagaggaggatTCTCCAAGACCTTATGGTTTGAAGCACTCCACGCCTGTTGATTTCAACGAATCATGCAAGGCTCTAGCCAAACTTAGGACAACATCTCAGCGTTGTTACAACGAGGTTGACATGAAAGATGCATCTCACAACAAGTTTAAATCAGGGAAGAAGGTGAAAGAGTCTCCTAAGCTTTCGTTGGACAGTAGAGACCACGTTGATCTCAAAGCTGGTGATAGCAAGCTTAGTAGAAGCTCTACCATGAACAAACGGCCTCCTAGTGTTGTTGCAAAGCTAATGGGTTTGGAAACATTACCTGGCTCTCCATTGGGCTCACCAAGAAGCTTGCGGAAGgacacagcttcttcttcttcttctccaagatGGAGAAGCTCTGAGTTTGTTATGAAACCCTTATCAAGTTTGAGATTCCCCACTGAGCCAGCtccatggaagcaaactgatagAAGAAGCCTTACTAAGCACAAGCAAGCCTGCAAGCCTCTGTCGCAGCCAATGGAGAAAAGGTTGAAAGGTGTTGAGATTAATCATCCCAAAAAGGATCTCAGAGCTCTTAATGAGA
The window above is part of the Brassica napus cultivar Da-Ae chromosome C8, Da-Ae, whole genome shotgun sequence genome. Proteins encoded here:
- the LOC106387675 gene encoding translation initiation factor IF-2, with translation MMDTVLLGTMPESGVTLHIDPTEEGSLPDANMNGSSRKKPKRRKKKKKKEEEALCGEEKTLDVLQKPTEEDQRHPPENPLSNIRIQEDSCQQGQDSCEKPEDSESVAIDMTSSERKKKRRKKKKSNDRDALTESGVDTNSEVTMECDARHSSEAQGSKLNGTAVNSCLKSKDDRVDQQKGADAKADETVSEIQNPKAKKKKRRKTKTMEVCDALENTLATSMESGPEESMETAGGVCEVKSKKRKRKKKKTSLSDQETADMEVCDPSENTLPGTIVECMLDHSNKEVLENCDKNAGQELVAEEETKDEIGETKQKRKKKKKKESCELSEEVSEPKQKKKKKKKKKKKSCEDDKTDNMDAEKDDVSVPRNEGELEFDGGKLDTSLSSSVLVPDNEVATQETGDGPRCSCKGQSTRKLVVFDLNGILADIARGNTGECVPDGKISFRSVFKRPFVATFLDFCFEKFDVGIWSSRRIGLDYMTDIVMGNHAENLLFSFDQSICITTNFKTLENTTKPLFLKDLRTVWNRFGTCLSCGKRKYDETNTLLVDDSPDKALCNPPHTGIFPFPYQYTDREDSALGPDGELRKYMERLVDAENVQKFVEENPIGQSAITETHESWSFYSRVIKAHKS